In Alteromonas sp. V450, the following proteins share a genomic window:
- a CDS encoding DUF962 domain-containing protein, with amino-acid sequence MKNLEQHLSEYAKYHRDQKNIYTHYIGIPLIVFSVFCLTSKPAFYISTPVFGSLPVSAAMFVWIVGNAFYIKLDVKLGVVMTLVTGAMVYLAHPIAQLSTGEWLAVSLGIFIGGWVLQFIGHHFEGKKPAFVDDIMGLAIGPLFVLAELSFELGLRKALKEDIERRAGPIK; translated from the coding sequence ATGAAAAATTTAGAACAACACTTAAGTGAGTACGCAAAATATCATCGAGATCAGAAGAATATTTACACCCATTATATCGGTATTCCACTTATCGTTTTTTCGGTGTTTTGTTTAACCAGCAAGCCTGCGTTCTATATTAGCACACCTGTATTTGGGTCTTTGCCTGTAAGCGCTGCAATGTTCGTTTGGATTGTAGGTAATGCATTTTATATCAAATTAGACGTGAAATTAGGCGTTGTGATGACGCTTGTTACAGGAGCAATGGTGTATCTTGCACATCCTATTGCACAACTTAGCACGGGCGAATGGTTAGCAGTTTCGCTAGGTATTTTCATTGGTGGATGGGTGTTGCAATTTATCGGTCATCATTTTGAGGGCAAAAAGCCCGCCTTCGTCGACGATATAATGGGATTAGCCATAGGGCCGTTATTTGTGTTAGCTGAATTGAGTTTTGAGTTAGGTTTGAGGAAAGCGCTAAAAGAAGACATTGAACGTCGCGCTGGCCCCATTAAATAG
- a CDS encoding META domain-containing protein: MTDKKYSWAMAGLVLLSLTACSSGSSLPSSNNQHVLTREVQTLSNSRWQVESLNQAGIIDFSHVTFDFNSDDNTTTVSGSTGCNHYTGALKIKEANKTLSEYRDVQSVSVEKVSLTKKMCAPALMKQEQSFVDALNATLSFAVIDDTWLVLYDSEENEVLRAVLTIPSSSRAGLSTPESGEKANKVETRIFEKQEVGYANEQKNTTTYSCETPSANTTDLQVINVSSNLLTLSLNNTHHIVRLTHSASGAKFTNNKGVVFWDKGDVATLSINSGFYHCNISTAK, from the coding sequence ATGACTGATAAAAAATACTCTTGGGCTATGGCAGGCTTGGTACTGCTTTCTTTGACAGCTTGCAGTTCTGGCTCTTCACTGCCCTCTAGTAATAATCAACATGTTTTAACAAGAGAAGTTCAAACACTGTCGAATAGTCGATGGCAGGTCGAAAGCCTCAATCAGGCGGGCATTATTGATTTTAGTCACGTCACATTTGACTTCAATTCAGATGATAATACCACCACAGTTAGCGGCAGTACTGGCTGTAATCATTATACAGGCGCACTCAAAATAAAAGAGGCGAATAAAACACTTAGTGAATATCGCGATGTACAATCTGTGTCAGTCGAAAAAGTTTCACTCACTAAAAAAATGTGCGCACCTGCGCTTATGAAGCAAGAACAGAGCTTCGTTGACGCATTAAATGCGACCCTTTCTTTTGCGGTAATAGACGACACATGGTTGGTACTGTATGACAGCGAAGAAAACGAAGTATTGAGAGCCGTTCTAACAATCCCATCAAGCTCACGCGCGGGTCTAAGCACACCCGAAAGCGGTGAAAAGGCAAACAAAGTGGAGACTCGAATCTTTGAAAAACAGGAAGTGGGCTACGCGAATGAGCAGAAGAACACAACCACGTACAGTTGCGAAACACCTAGCGCCAACACAACTGATTTACAGGTAATCAATGTAAGCTCGAATTTACTGACCTTGTCACTTAATAACACGCATCACATAGTGCGGTTAACGCATTCAGCCTCAGGTGCAAAATTCACTAATAACAAAGGTGTGGTGTTCTGGGATAAGGGAGACGTGGCTACCCTTTCCATAAATTCAGGTTTTTATCATTGTAATATAAGCACTGCAAAATAA